A DNA window from Sordaria macrospora chromosome 4, complete sequence contains the following coding sequences:
- a CDS encoding mitochondrial 54S ribosomal mL60 domain-containing protein, producing the protein MFGAFKFTNPLSGGLLWKIPWRMSKFQKLRQRRRLRAVDSVVDTIENALAKKGETVKAVQRWRAEMPTEAEMLPKDKYTVFARNEKRYRKGIHKVPKWTRVSQRVNPPGY; encoded by the exons atgTTTGGGGCTTTCAAATTCACAAACCCCCTCTCCGGAGGTCTTCTCTG GAAGATCCCATGGCGCATGTCCAAGTTCCAGAAGCTCAGGCAGCGCCGCCGCTTGAGGGCCGTGGACAGCGTTGTCGACACCATTGAGAACGCCCTCGCCAAAAAGGGAGAGACTGTCAAGGCGGTGCAACGCTGGAGGGCTGAGATGCCCACCGAGGCCGAGATGCTGCCCAAGGACAAGTACACCGTCTTCGCCCGTAACGAGAAGAGGTATCGCAAGGGCATTCACA AGGTTCCCAAGTGGACCCGTGTCTCCCAGAGAGTCAACCCTCCTGGTTACTAA